The DNA sequence CCGGAGGAGGCGCCGGATACGACGGGTAAGGTGATGtcgcggcggcggcggcggcgggaGTGGAGGAGGGAGAGGCGGTGGGTGTCATGAGAAAGGGTTTGGGACGGGGAGAAGGGCTGTTTGTGGAGGAGGGGGAGCTGGAGGTAGTCGTGGGCGGTGGTGGATTGTTGGGAGTTGCAAAAGTtgttgaaggaggaggaggagaagaaaaagaagaagaaggagagaaagAGTGGAGAGAGTGACACAGACGCCATTGTTGTGGCAGTAgaaaaggggagagagagatgagatagTGATTGTGATCAATGAAAGTGAGTAAGGACAGGAAGCCGGACAAGACAGTGGAGTGACGCGTTTTTGTGGTTCTCGAGGTCGTACGGTATGTATACTGTATAACGTATTTCTATACGTGAaacattttataatttttctttcaTCTGTTTTCGTTTTCGTATGCCAAATTGCCATTGCATTGTTTTGTTAAAGCAGTTTATTTTCGAAAAATGTTTGAGATTATATcataaaatcaaatttaaaagatTTCTTCTTTACCTAATGTGAAATTCACTCCCATCACGTCTTCTCACGTGTAAGATAGAAATTGGATGCCGTTAAGCTTCATACATGGAACAATTTGCTCTGTTActttgaagaaaattgaggtttcatcataaaattaattggtaatatgaGAAGTGGCCTTACTTACTTATAAACTCATGCAATGTTTTATTCTCATTAAAAtaggattcattctcaacaagtTTTGCTGATACTCAATAATTTTAGAAATACTTGAACAATAATATTTCTAGTCAATCACAAGtgtagaaaaattaaaatgcatgGTGGTAGGTAATTTACactgaccttttttttttaatataggtAGGTATTTTACActgaccctttttttttaatggtagGTAATTTACGTTGAATTATATCGGTTGGCTTTTGAATTTGGGTCGATCAGCAAACCTAATGGCACGGAAATTGCCTAGGACCGAGTCATTTGGGCCTTTTTTCAGAGACAGATGGAAAGGACCGTGCATTGGGTAGAGTTTCAGGTTGGCCAGTGGTGCTCTTGTCATGCAGTCAAATTTAATCAACAAAATCAAAACTAATATTCTGTTTAATTATGATAAGTAAAGCTTACGGAAATAAAACAGTTAAGAGTATTTATCTTAAATTCGAGATCATATATTTAGTAAAATTGATAAGTTCTCAATATTGCtcgtatataaaaaaaaaatataattaaatcaaAGCATAGAGTGAAGGCAGGTGAGGGGATGGACAGAGTTGAATGTGCAAGTATGTTGGTGGGTCtcgtaaattttaattttcaaagacAAGCAAGCAGGTGGGGAAATAAATTCAAATTTCCAACGCagctaaaaaataataattataataatagcTGGATTTTCGACagagtaaaataaataaaaaaacaaaaaaaattaaaattcgtACGTAAGTTTAAGCATTGTCAGTTTGTCACACAGACTGTTAACATGCAGGACTAGATTACGATTTTTGTCCGTGTGTTACTATTTCACTAACTctacttaattaattaattaaatttatttaagtATAAATAATAATAGATTCGGCCAGGTGGCACATGCCCATGCACAGGTAGGGCATTACCTAATTTTATGTATGGCTTTatagaaaaatacaaaataaaaaaccaagagACTGAGACTCTTGTCGCAAGTTTATACGAAGACAAACTCTGATTCCATTCATGCTATTGTTCGTAGTTTTgatgtttatttttattctcCAGAGTGAAAGATTTTAAATTCGTCTCTTGTTCTGTTCAACTCTTGAGAGCAGGAGATTTTAAGTTCGCCTTTCATGTGTTCGATTATTTTGTGGGTAGTCTTCATTTACTGAGTTCATCCACAAATTGAAAATTGCCAGGTCTAGCTCTACTTTTGCTAACAGCTTATTCGTATAGACATTTACTTTAATGTCCCCATCTTCAAAAGGCCGTTGCCATTACTCATGACCTCGAACTGCTCCAATTGGCCCAAACAAGTTTGTATATGGAGGTCCTGGCATCCTAATTCCCTTGGTACAATTTCGTGTTATTTTTTTGGGTTATTTATATTTTGCACCGTTAAATTTAGGTATAattgcaatctcatacatcATCTTAAAAACATTCTAATGTCATATACAAACTTATGTTTTGCTtgcaatttcatatatatatatatatatatatatatatatatataagttagTCAAACCGTTAATTTGACCATTAAATAATGATGTAACAATTGCAGGTCCTGCTAATTTTCTAATGTTACAAACACTCCAATTGTTACAAACGCATCAGAccaacaaaaaggaaagaaaatgatGTAGGACAAGATATGAGTCAATTCTTACgaagaaagatgaagaaaataaaatggtgGATTCCAAAACTTTGTTCTTCGAAAAATTTCGCTTGTAATCATTCTATGCTCGTGCTGCGTCAATATCCTTATATGCTCGTGGTGCATAAGAAGAGGTTACAAATGTACTGTAGTGGTCCCAATCAATATTGTTTGAGCTTAGCCTTTGGCTTTGAAGTTCTCCAATTGGTCAATAACTACTAATTTGGTGATATAATTAATAAGCCCTACATGATCATatcaaagagaaagagagtagTTAGATTTTCTGGCTGTCAAGAGGTCTTTGAGCAAATTCTTGTGTTTGGAGAATATGGAAGTGCAGAAATGAAGCTGTGATTTATGAAGGCTTAATACCACCAATGGAGGCTTTGATGATGAGAAAAACCAATGGACTGAGTACGTGGAGGCTGACAGAGAAAGAGTGAACGATACAACCTCCGCCATGCAGCAGCTAAAGGAGGGGCCGTGGTGGTTTGGTGGCTGCGTCAAGCTTAATGATGGAGGCAGAGGCTATAAGGGAAGGCATGGGTGCTTGTGTTGGGAAGGGCTACCAGAAAGTGAATGTGGAAACAAATGCTGCTAACCTTGTTAAGATGTTGCAGGAGGAGATTGATGCTGCTGCAACGATAGAAGGAATCCTGGTTGACGTGAAACAACTTGCCAAGCAATTGGAGTCAATTGAGTTTACTAATGCTTCACAACATTGTAACAGAACAGCGTACTTGGTcttcatttgtttgtatttaAGAATAAAGATTCCTTATAAATGGTATGCTTTTCCCCGAATGGCTTTTTAAATCCCTTCCTAAGGATGTACACATTTTCCTGCTATTTAATAAAAGCACTtcgtttaaaaataaaaaaaaggaccaATAATTGGTACTAGCTAAGTGATCCAAGTGTAGTGGACCAAATCATATgaccaaagaaaaacaaaagtgaaCTAAATCAACTTTTGAAAAAGTTTGATGTGTGTATTCCTATCGGCCACCTGTTGATCAATATGAAAGTTAATATAAACTAGGCACACATTGTGTATgtgaacaatttttttattttttttatttttttttattaaagagtgtgattagtttttaaatttttaaagaatatgaaaaaataatggtgaaacaatttctcttaataagtgcatattttatcttaatattacataattacttttttttgtccaatattacataattactgttttttgtctttcttatgtaaatattgtgtaacAAAAGTGAAggtaaaataggaaaattagggatatgattatcattttgtcaaaatgtacaaaattactattttacctTCCTCATGTCAATATTGTGTATTCAAaattgagggcaaaattaaaaaaaaaatgaggaaaaaaGTTGACAAGAGCTCTTCTCTTAATAGAATGAAAgctaatataaataataatacaataattcataaaaaaaaatgagctaaatcatttttattaaaataatttatgcacTGACGTGTGTTTTGTATATTAGTCGTGTTAATTATGTACTCATCGAATCATATATTTATGTTGAATATTGTTTGAAGTTTAATACGTTATATGATATGATTGCATGACTTGTAGGCTCGCAATGATCACAATGAGGTACATTAGTAAGCACTCAATTTTCTCTTTATGCTAGCTGCACCATCTCTATGTTCAGCTTTTGGGAAACAGTTTCACATGTGACCGTTAATTAATCCATTGTGTAAAACTAATTGTTTGTTATCTGAATTAAACTTGACCCACTTCGTCGTAAGAGCACTTCCACCGCTCTCAAATCTCTTAGTGGATAGTGGATTATTTCCTTCATCCCTCCAAAACCCCTTCACCCCATTCCAATCCATTGGACTCTAGGGGAGCCTAATTGCTCACCCAGGCTAAAATCGACTAACCTAGGCCCCTAGGTCATGTGACATAAGCTGATGTCAGCTacaattaaaaatacaaaaaataaaaaataaaataaaatacataactatgttcttccaccttacaccacattttaatattttcagaTATTTTCAATACTTTCAACCAATTTTTATTATcatccaaaattaaaaataaaattatcttttattattttattattttatataaaaaaataattatatttaatacGAATTGTCTgggctattcagtttaggatgaAGATGCactagtgacacaccccgaccgagtcgaggcatgttggccgtcacccgaaggtgacgtaACCACAGTGTGAATgatgtaaaaatgtgaataaattaaaaccgaaACTAGAACTTATTTACACTAATAAAGTGAGTGTGCATTAGAGGGTAGAACCCATTTAATACAAATGTTCAGAGCATAGATGAAAAATAGTGTAGTTGAATCTAGTTAAGTACTTAATACACAACGGAAACAGTCCTTACATTTAAACGGGGATACGTCATAATCACCGGCTAATCCTCATATGCCacagaagggtgagtgggcaaaaacaaaagtttataaaaaccatttattttctgaacatactaacccatcgctgtaaaacctgtatagtttccagaaaaacatactacgtataggtatgaaatcaaatgcataTCAACAGTAAATCCAGAAGTATGCCACATCACAATATCTTAAcagtaatataaataaaatcagGTGTTCAATTAATCTATACTAGCACATAAGTTGGAGTCGCCTAATGCAACATGTACGACTGGCCTAATGCTCATCAAActatgctagcacacgagtTGGAGTCGCCTCCTGTAcaacaagactaggtgtaatcataatatacgtTCTAGTGCTaaaatcacgtgaagactggtgctAGTCacggtcacctacgagtcggagtcgcctaatgcgacctgtatgacaggactggcacctacttggatccaaagcAAGTGTGCGATATAAAGGTGAACAACACGTGAAAGATTGGCACTAGCACTGGCTCTGGCCCCGGGTGAGCACTAACACCAGAGTGCAGTGATGATGAGCAACTACATGAATATAAGCATGTCATAATAATGTAATAATTCTAATCAACAAAATAAACTTACCTGTGCATCCCATAGGATTATTTTGGCATTTCACAACAGTGCAACATTTCTTATAACATTATGTAATCGTGGCATgatatgcataaatcaattcaaaagaatttgtggaaactataaagtttatatatatacacacacacacacacacgaaaacaaatgcccactcaccgATACGTCGATGGATCGTGGCCCCTAGCCTCACTTGTCCTCaggataagtctcccctatatgcgaaacaactaataataattaattaattaacacataCACTAAAAGCTAGGAAAAATTctccatagtttgctcaaacagAAGGTTTAAATATGTGAAAAACACTGTACTCGACTTCACGAACACGTACATGTTAAGCACTCGTCGGCTGGTGGCCGGACGTGCCCTCACGTGCCTGTTAGCCCACGACCACACGCGTCCCCATGCGCAGGTCAGTGGCTAACAGACGTTAGGAATATTTCGTCAGACTTAAAGGAATATTTCATTAAACAGTTAATAGAGTTTAACGGCGCTACCTGACACtgttagaatattctgtcaactttgacagaatattcgTCGTCTTTTCCGGTGGACCTTCGTCGCGTCTGGTTTCGCCGAGAACTGGAAAACTTCACAAGTTTCTGGGGAAAAATTCAAATCTTTATAACTTGCtgatttctcaaccattttttatgaaatttatatggaaatgaagctctTGAGGAGTAGAACAAGTCTATACCTTTTGGAAGTCCAGAAATGGATAGGAAAATGCCTTGAAAGTCTCAGCCAAAAACGCGACTCCTTGAAACTGTGTGTTTCGACATGGTCTCCACACCAAACTTAGCCTGGGGATTCCAGGAAGTTATGTGGATGCTTCCACAACCTTCAAAACTTCATAACTCGGCCGAGATCACGTCGTTGTAAACTCATCCAAGTCGGAGCTTCCGAGTTGACTAGTCAAAACTTAACCATTTGAGAATCGGTTTATACGGTTGGGTTCGTGACGATGAGAAGATCACGATGGTGGTTGTTTTATGCTCGATCTGTGAGGTTTTGATGATGATCCTTGGTGTTGTATAGAAGAGATAATCTTGGgatagagagagaatgagaagatGAGAGAAAGTGAGATAATGTTTTCTGATTGGTGGAAAAAGGAAGATAGGGTGAGTCTGATTGGTAGAGAGATGTGAAGGATGGATTTGATTGGTGGGTGCACAACAAGTCACGATTCCaatttgaaagaagaaaaatgatagGATTTTGTACAAATGAAGTCAAAAGAAATCTAACATAATCGAACGTACCCTATTGAAAACAATGTTTCCAACACTGTAATATTAGTACTCACGTGTACAAATTTACCCGTTGTTAACACACTTTAACGTAACGTAACTTTTTCGTACAAATCCGATTCGAGCCTAACTCGCGCCCAAGCATTCGTAACAACGAGTACTATTTAATTATGATaacgagaaaaataatttaaagccAAAAAACCATGCGTGAGTTAGGCTCGAATCGGACTTGTAACGAAAAAGTTATGTTACGTTAAAGTGTGTTAACAACGGGTAAATTTAATTACGATaacgagaaaaataatttaaagccTAAATACCATGTCCATGTCACTTTGCCAATAAGGGCACAAATGTCAATTCACATACACGGggagaaaattacataaaaaattagGGATAGGTCGTCACAACttgggcagttactgttcacttaaAAGTCATTACTATTCACTTAGTTGGATTGAATTGGCTATTGCCCGAGGCTTTTTAGAGGTGGAAATGCTCTAATGCAATTAATAGGCCATCGCCATTAAATTGTGACAAGAACTCGCATGTccctttctttaaaaaaaaaaagaaaataaaaaatcccaagtttgaaaaattaagaatgaGTGAAGGGAGTTTAAAACATTGTATTTGTGCATAATGagattttgaagtgctaataacaattcattTTCTTGATACCAGTAATAATTAAGCTTCCACATAATTTCTCGGAAACCTTGTATTAGTACATAGCTTCCATATAATTTTTTACCAGCCCTTGAAAATTCTTAGTTCTATTTGATATTGTATGTGACTTGTGATCCTcaaattattattcatttttaataaacATATTGTGAACGCTCAAAATTTGCAGGTTAACAAACTAGAATACTAAATCTTTGATGGGCTTGAGATGTGAATTGTAATGAAATGGACATAAAGATTTAAGTGGTTCACTCCTCAAAACTGGGCTACATCCACTGTGTAGCACAAATTCTATTAATTACAAGACTAAAATCGCGCTCGGCTAATACATTAAttctctcactttttttttcgtCCAACCCCCATGTTAGAGGGTTTCACCCCCTTTACATAGGCCCTTGGTGAATCCCTCACCCTTGGGTTCTTCCTACTTGGCATTCAATGTGCCGCCTATATACGTAGACTAGTTTACTAACACCTTTACACTTGCCAACCAAACATTCAGCGATTAAGTGATGGGTGTCCAATGAAGATAGCACGCATTCCCAATGAAAACTTCACGGTCGACCTCGGTTATCGAACCCAGTCTGTTTGAGTGTGTTCTGGCCCACTTTATGTCCTTATCCTGGGTCCCTATTGCTAACTTTGGGTCGCCAAGTGGCTTGATTGATGTATTAGAGACTTGTGCCATAAAGTTGTCAGTCTGCCCACATGCTTTTGGCAGTCAACAAGCCCTTCATAAACCCTGGTCAGTCGGTGTTTTCCAGGCAGTTGACTTTCGATGCTCGAACATATTCTTTTCTAAGCCCCTTGGACTTTGGCCTCTTGTATCTCTTAAGCTTTGACTTTGCTTTGGGCTCTTCGTGGCTTCTTTCCAGGCCATCACCTGTATGTGCGCCTAAAAGTGTCCAACATTAACAAATACGATAACTAGAAGAGATAACTTTAAATTACTGATATTCTctcgatatttttttttttatgaaagtactcatgatagaaataaaaaaataataatggttTGGGGTttagttagtttttttttagggGTTTAGTTAGTTAACTTGAAAAAGAAATGCAAAACAATGTAAGATGAAAAGATTACTTTAAGCTACGTGCACACTCCTAACACAAATTTTAGGGATAACAAGACCACGCAAGTGTTTTCTAAAAGAACAAGGGTTGCAAAAACTTGTTATTCAACTTTGATTTTTAGTGAAAAATAGACAGAAATAAAAAGCTGTTCTTTTATTTACGTGACATGAAGAAGATTAATTGGAGTAGTAACAAGcgatttttcttgtttattgaaaatggaaagaaattaTGGTTTAATATGTTACACCACAAAGTTTGGAAGTCATTTGAAAAATTAGTCATGATGTTTCAATTTTTGTATTACACCATGTGATTTCTGAATTGCATCAATTTAACCTCTTTGTAAATTTAATCGTCTAATTAGAATTTAAGTGCTCATGTGACCTAGACTGGGCTCACATTTTAAGCAcacgttaatattttttttagtatatcgatatttttacactaaggggatgaGAAGTTTGGCAAAGGCACACAATggtgttagatcccacatcgcctaggggagtggatcctctatgccatatatgtatatgcctACCTTcattagcacgaggccttttgggaactcactggcttcgggttccgtaggaactccaaagttaagcgagaagggggcCAGAGCATTCATAGGATGGGTGACTcattgggaagttctgctcgcgtgagttcccagaaacaaaaccgtgagggcgtgctcagggcccaaagcggacaatatcgtgctacggcggagtctaACACATCACCTtggggagtggatcatctatgccttatatgtacatgcccacctctattagcacgaggcattttgggagctcattggcttcgagttccataagaactctgaagttaagcgagaaaggggcaagagcattcccaagatgggtgacccactaagaattctgctcgcgtgagttcccataaacaaaaccgtgagggtgtgatcggggcccaaagtggacaatatcgtcatacggcggagtcgagcccaggatgtggtggaccccgggtcaggatgtgacaatttggtatcagagccaatccttggtcgaaagtgtgccgatgaggacgtcgggcccctaagggtgGTGGATtattagatcccacatcgcccaggggagtggatcctctatgccttatatgtacatgcacaCCTTCattagcacgaggctttttaggAGCTCGCTGGttttgggttccgtaggaactccgaagttaagcgagaaatgtgCTAGAGCATTCCCAATATGGGTgatccattgggaagttctgctcgcatgagttccaagaaacaaaaccgtaagggcgtggtcggggcctaaagcggacaatattgcgCTACGACGGAGTCAAGCCCGGGATATGGTGGACCCGGGGTTGGGATGTGACCAATGGGCAGcttaatttgatatcgaattcgtcatttacaagattcaaacctaagatctctcatttCTAAGCTaagaggaatatcattagaccaTAGTACTGAGTGGCAAGCACACGTTAATATTAATGTCTAAAAAGAATTGAAAGAGTAAAATGCTAAACATTCAAATTGACGGTCAATGAGTACTTAAAATGTGGGTCATGTTTATGCTACTTCAGCACTAACTGTCTAATTAGACAATGAAATTGATGAAGATGTTAAATTAGTGCAATTAAAAAACTAAGTGGTGTAAGACACAAATATTGAAACGTCGTGATTCATTTTGCAAATAATCTCCAAACATTATGGTGTAAAATGCAATTAATCCTATTGTTTTAACATTGAAAGAACATTGTATATAGATTTGGTTGTTAAAACATTGTATATAGATGTTAAATCAAGTCAGATAATGAtaggggacaaggattgtctgccctcccacttccgatGCGCTttcatgccctcctgtttgtgtggtcacggttaagccacgtcaacattttatattactatgcatttttgtcttattatctctataaaaaaataatataaaatgttgacgtggcttaaccgtgaccacataaaatAGAAGGACACGGGAAAACATTAGAAGTAAaaaggcagacaatccttgtccaatgATAGGGACATTTGGTAAGCCAGTCAAGGCAAGAGTTGCCTTCCATGGTGGTAATTAAAAGAAGCTGGCTCTAAATATGGTACAATACCTGTAGCCTATTAGCCTATAGCCTCTCCTCTCTGTGTTTACTGTTACATTCATCATAATTGTCCTCTTTTCCATcgatctctctttttctctctttctaggGCACCTATACATAGCCCTCAAAAAATTCGCATAGAGGTATGAATAAGTTTTTGAAGAATatcaaaatcttcaaaacaACTTACATAAAACGTATTTAACAACTTACAAGCTACAGAATTGAAAGTTAATTTCTTTTCATATATTTCTCATCGAAAACCATACAATTATATACACACAAACACAGAGGATTCTGAAAAAGGATAGCTAGGTTAGGTCGCTTTCTTGCTCCCACCCCTGCACTCACCCACGTGATGTGTCACCGTTCACTTACATGTTCAAATTAAGACTCAAGAGATATCATCAGTTGCACAACTAGCTAGATGTCTACCTTATATGTATGTGTCTGTGTGTATATATAGCTTTACCTAGCTATCATCTTAACTATGCTCTTCCTCTGTCCCCCGTCTTCTTTCCGGTCATTCATTTCCACtcactttctttcttctttctcaacCCAGTGCTTCAACTGTTGAGGAGGTCACCATTTGTTGGTTGAATATGTAGTGATTAATGGTGAAGCAAATACCAGTTTCCAGGTCTTGTTTTAGCTCTAAACCAACAACAAAACACCACCATCGCTATCATCAGGTTGTGCACcttgtgttttttctttatggCTTTTCATATCTAGCTGCGTCCTTTCCTTTTAGGCTCTCTTAATATACATGTAGAAGAACAGTAACCCTCCAGGGCTTCCGCACAGTAGTCGATTTATTTCTTGCCCTTTCTCTTTACTACTACTGTTTGTGTTGTTTTTCCGGCGGTCAAAGCAGCGCGGTCAAAGCAGCACCGAATTAAATGAGACTTGTCATGCATCATCACAACCTTTAGGGTTTTGTGGAGCTAAAGACTTGTCATAGCCAATTATCCATGGTTTCTTCTAGCAGCACCACAAGTAATTTCCAGCTACCTTTTCTATGTGATGACAACCAGACAAATGCTATTATTGAtgattttcatcaaaaccctaattcaataTTATCACATGGTGGCCATCATCAATACTATTCACAGTACTACTACTCTGAAGACCAGCAGCAGCAGGcacctgagtttcttgagcaTGATGGAATGCTCTTGAGCTACTTGCTATCTCAACAGCAGCTCTTGCTTGGCAACTCCAGTACTACTACTAATGTAGCGACTGATTACAACCCCACTCGAGCTCACGAGAGCACTGAAATTAGCATCGCGGCTTCAAATTCAAACAAAGCAATGGAGGTTATCCATCGTGACGATGAAGATGGTCGCAATGAGCTCACCATTAACACGGCTGCAGCTTCAAAGATTAAGATAAATAATGTGAAGATtaatggaggaggaggaggaggagagaaaaAGGCAAATGTTGCTCGAAAGAGAGCGAGTGGGAAAAAAGACAGACACAGCAAGATCTACACAGCTCAAGGCCCGAGAGACCGGAGAATGAGGCTGTCCGTCCAAATTGCCCGTAAGTTCTTTGATCTTCAAGACACGTTGGGATTTGACAAAGCCAGCAAAACAATTGAGTGGCTTTTCACAAAGTCCAAGAGCGCCATCAAGGACCTCAAGCAGCACCTCCTCGTCTCACCCAAGGAAGATTACAACAGCACAAATGGTGGTGCAACTGCAAAGGTGAATTCATCTGAAAATACTACCGGTGAAGTCGTATCGAGAATTATGGAGCCTAGTAGTAGTGCTGCAAACGGTGACATTTCCGTTGGGTTCGGTAGAGAGAAAAGGCACAGGAAGTTGTGCGTGGTTGCGAGGGAATCAAGGGTGGaggcaagagcaagggcaagGGAGAGAACAAGGGAGAAGATGATGAGGATCAGAGGGTTTGATCAAGATCATCAACATTTAACAAAGCAAAGTCCTAAGCATCAAGaacaacaaaaccctaatgaattgtTTGAAACAGCTGGAATGATGAACTCAACGATGATGAGCACTAATTGTCGCAACGGTGGTCAGAAAATTGTGGGCAGAACAAGTAGTGgttgtggtggtgcacaaaGATCGTTGTTGAATTTTGATTTTTGGCGACATGTTTCAGAGGCAAGTGGAGCAAATTCCGAGGATTGTGGTTTTCCAGGGAATTGGGGAGCAATCAACTACACCAAGAATATTATTACAGGTAACGTGCTGCAAGTAGAGCAAAACCCTACCTCATACCCAAAACAACAGAACCCTAGATCAATTTTTGGGGCAGGTACCCAAgagcaaaaccctaattcaattTTTCTCACCACCTTTATCAAGGCTCAAGACCCATAACTCCACCACCTATTCAATTTCGTGATCAATTCAATTACTCTGCAGCCCCAGTTTAATGGAAATTAACGAATCTTCTTgcacctcctcctcttcctcctgcTATATATAGC is a window from the Malus domestica chromosome 16, GDT2T_hap1 genome containing:
- the LOC103416466 gene encoding uncharacterized protein; amino-acid sequence: MVSSSSTTSNFQLPFLCDDNQTNAIIDDFHQNPNSILSHGGHHQYYSQYYYSEDQQQQAPEFLEHDGMLLSYLLSQQQLLLGNSSTTTNVATDYNPTRAHESTEISIAASNSNKAMEVIHRDDEDGRNELTINTAAASKIKINNVKINGGGGGGEKKANVARKRASGKKDRHSKIYTAQGPRDRRMRLSVQIARKFFDLQDTLGFDKASKTIEWLFTKSKSAIKDLKQHLLVSPKEDYNSTNGGATAKVNSSENTTGEVVSRIMEPSSSAANGDISVGFGREKRHRKLCVVARESRVEARARARERTREKMMRIRGFDQDHQHLTKQSPKHQEQQNPNELFETAGMMNSTMMSTNCRNGGQKIVGRTSSGCGGAQRSLLNFDFWRHVSEASGANSEDCGFPGNWGAINYTKNIITGNVLQVEQNPTSYPKQQNPRSIFGAGTQEQNPNSIFLTTFIKAQDP